Proteins found in one Arachis stenosperma cultivar V10309 chromosome 8, arast.V10309.gnm1.PFL2, whole genome shotgun sequence genomic segment:
- the LOC130945678 gene encoding uncharacterized protein LOC130945678 has protein sequence MYNFVINEAGLKKLRHPWWDTLIVKLLGRRISLPVLSRRLESMWSKQGSIEVIDLGNDYFIVKFFSQEDLDFALTGGPWRICYYYLALRPWKPNFNPVEATIDYIVAWVRLPGLAIEYYEEEMLKKIGNILGRTLKLDSNTADKCRGKFSRLCVELDLTEPLVSQYSINGVRYTVEYEGLHNIYFRCGMVGHDKFNYPKSNVHEKPGNGIDLDDKKKGDEEGD, from the coding sequence ATGTATAATTTTGTCATCAATGAAGCTGGTTTAAAAAAGCTTAGACATCCCTGGTGGGATACTCTTATAGTAAAGCTTTTGGGAAGGAGGATCTCCCTTCCGGTTCTAAGCAGGAGGCTTGAATCCATGTGGAGCAAACAGGGATCCATTGAAGTAATAGATTTGGGGAACGATTACTTCATAGTCAAATTCTTCTCTCAGGAGGATTTGGACTTTGCTTTAACTGGAGGACCTTGGagaatttgttattattatctAGCCCTAAGACCATGGAAGCCAAATTTCAATCCAGTTGAAGCCACCATAGACTATATTGTAGCATGGGTGAGACTCCCGGGTCTAGCCATTGAGTATTACGAAGAGGAGATGCTAAAGAAGATTGGAAACATTCTTGGAAGGACTTTGAAGTTGGACTCAAACACGGCAGATAAATGTCGCGGTAAGTTCTCTCGGCTCTGTGTAGAGTTAGATTTGACAGAACCTCTAGTTTCTCAATATTCCATTAATGGAGTAAGATACACTGTCGAGTATGAGGGCTTgcacaatatttattttaggtgTGGCATGGTTGGTCATGATAAATTCAACTACCCAAAATCAAATGTGCATGAGAAGCCTGGCAATGGAATTGATTTAGATGATAAGAAGAAGGGAGATGAAGAAGGTGATTAG